Part of the Haloarcula laminariae genome is shown below.
CGCCGAGCTGTATCTTTCCGAGCGTCGAGCGCTTGCCCCCACCCAGGACGATGCGGTCGAACCCTTCGGTCTCGGCCAGCGCGATGAGCTCGCTCCCCGGCGAATCGCCCTCCAACCGTCGTATCGTCGCGTCGAAGCCGCTTTCGGCGAGCGTCTCCTCGACCCGCGCCCGTATCTCGTCGACGCCGGAGCTCTCCTCCTCGCTGTCGAAAATAGCGACTGTCAGCTCGT
Proteins encoded:
- a CDS encoding universal stress protein, which translates into the protein MDILLGVGGSELSYQALEETIDRAQTAGDELTVAIFDSEEESSGVDEIRARVEETLAESGFDATIRRLEGDSPGSELIALAETEGFDRIVLGGGKRSTLGKIQLGAIVEFVLLNCQIPVTLIR